The sequence CCAGTGCGTGGACCAGAGATTTTAAAAAGTGATGCTTGGAAGACAAGTGGCCACTATGCTAATTATAAAGAAAATATGTACTTTACAGTAATTGATGATCAAGAGTATGGCATTAAACCAATGAATTGCGTAGGCCATATTAAAGTTTATCAAAGCGAGATTAGAAGCTATAGAGATCTTCCGCTTAAATTTTTTGAGTATGGCGTAGTGCATAGACACGAAAAGAGCGGAGTACTACATGGGTTATTTAGAGTTCGTGAATTTACTCAAGATGATGCACATCTATTTTGTATGCCAAGCCAGATTAAAGAAAATGTTTATGAGATTTTAAGTTTTGTTGATACTCTTATGAATGCGTTTGGATTTAGCTATGAGATGGAGATTTCTACCAAGCCAGCTAAGGCTGTTGGCGATGATGAGGTATGGGAGATCGCTACAAAAGCCTTAAAAGATGCTTTAGATGAAAAGGGATTAAAATATGGCATTGATGAAGGTGGCGGTGCGTTTTATGGGCCAAAAATAGATATTAAAATTACAGATGCCCTTAAAAGAAAATGGCAGTGTGGCACTATTCAAGTAGATTTTAACCTTCCAGCAAGATTTAATCTAGAATATATTGATGAAAACAATGAACGCAAACAGCCAGTTATGCTTCATCGTGCAATTCTAGGAAGCTTTGAGAGATTTATTGGGATTTTACTTGAACATACTGCTGGTGAATTGCCATTTTGGATTGCGCCAACTCAAGTTGTGATCATACCAATTGGTGAATCTCATCAAGAGTATGCTAAAGAAATCTATGCAAAATTACTTGATATGAATATAGATAGTGAAATCTTTAGCAAAAATGAGACACTAAATAAAAAGATTAGAAATGCAGAAAAACAAAGAGTACCTATAATAATAGTACTTGGCGATAATGAAGTGGCAAATAGAGGTGTAGCACTGCGTGATCGTAGAGCTAGAGAACAAAAGGATATAAGTCTAGATGATTTTTATAGCTTAGTCCAAACCAAATTAAACGAGGTGAATATTTGAGCAAAGATAAAGAGGTTTATCTAAACGATGAAATTCGTGCAAGCGAGGTTAGATGTGTAGGAGATGATGGCACTGCGTATGGTGTTATCAGTAGAGATGAAGCGTTAGATATCGCTAATAAAATGGGATTAGATCTAGTTTTGATAGCAGCTGATGCTAAACCACCAGTATGTAAGATAATGGATTATGGCAAATTCCGTTATCAACAAGAGAAAAAGCAAAAAGAGGCTAAGAAAAAGCAAAAAGTAATAGAGATAAAAGAGATTAAGCTTTCCGCCAAAATTGCACAAAATGATATAAATTACAAGATAAAACACGCTCAAGAGTTTTTATCTGAGGGCAAATATGTTAAATTTAGAGTATTTTTAAAGGGGCGTGAGATGTCTACCCCAGAACTTGGCGTAAATATGCTTGAAAAGATTTGGGAGATGGTTCAAGAATATGCAGATAGGGATAAAGCTCCAGTTCTTGAGGGTCGTTATGTAAATATGCTTGTAACGCCTAAAAAATAACGCTACAATCATATTAATTAGGTAGGTGAATTTCACAGATGTCCACCTACCAAACTGATAAATTAAAATCCAAAATAACTTCTAGTAATTAGATTGATTACTATACTATTTAATCTAGATAAAATCCTAAAATAATATTTGAAATTAATAATATAAAAAACTTGATATATTGTATATAAACCCTCGCAATGGCTAAGCATTGCGAGTAAATTTAAGCTATTAAAGATTTAAATTTAAGCTACTGTAGTAGTCTTAATATATTTTGTTGTACAGCATTTGCCTGGCTCATAGCGTAGCTTCCGCTTTGGGCTAGTATGTTAAATTTAGAGAAGTTTGCACTCTCACTAGCAAAGTCTACATCTCTTATTTGAGATTCAGCTGATTTTACATTTACTTGAGTAACTGTAATATTATTTATAGTAGCTACTAATTGGTTTTGTACTGAACCTAGGTCAGCTCTTAG is a genomic window of Campylobacter devanensis containing:
- the thrS gene encoding threonine--tRNA ligase, with protein sequence MSEIIGYNVDGEIVDTQSYTGGGSEIKFDNSKEALEIIRHSCAHLMAAAIKELYPDVKFFVGPAIEDGFYYDMRVSKSDGSKLGEDDLAIIEKKMKELALAKTPIVKINSTKSEVAAKYADDDLKQEVLKRIPDGAVSLYSQGGFEDICRGPHIPNTIFARFFKLTRIAGAYLGGDENREMLTRIYGTAYADKESLNEHIRIIEEAKKRDHRKLGTEMKFFTFDESVGVGLPIWLPNGSRLRSRLEHKLYRTHRLRGYEPVRGPEILKSDAWKTSGHYANYKENMYFTVIDDQEYGIKPMNCVGHIKVYQSEIRSYRDLPLKFFEYGVVHRHEKSGVLHGLFRVREFTQDDAHLFCMPSQIKENVYEILSFVDTLMNAFGFSYEMEISTKPAKAVGDDEVWEIATKALKDALDEKGLKYGIDEGGGAFYGPKIDIKITDALKRKWQCGTIQVDFNLPARFNLEYIDENNERKQPVMLHRAILGSFERFIGILLEHTAGELPFWIAPTQVVIIPIGESHQEYAKEIYAKLLDMNIDSEIFSKNETLNKKIRNAEKQRVPIIIVLGDNEVANRGVALRDRRAREQKDISLDDFYSLVQTKLNEVNI
- the infC gene encoding translation initiation factor IF-3, whose amino-acid sequence is MSKDKEVYLNDEIRASEVRCVGDDGTAYGVISRDEALDIANKMGLDLVLIAADAKPPVCKIMDYGKFRYQQEKKQKEAKKKQKVIEIKEIKLSAKIAQNDINYKIKHAQEFLSEGKYVKFRVFLKGREMSTPELGVNMLEKIWEMVQEYADRDKAPVLEGRYVNMLVTPKK